In the Hordeum vulgare subsp. vulgare chromosome 7H, MorexV3_pseudomolecules_assembly, whole genome shotgun sequence genome, one interval contains:
- the LOC123409554 gene encoding uncharacterized protein LOC123409554, which produces MVRDRSVHPKAHHMPSNGQTTMTNLLHTHIYNKQKTIVPTIHHRPKKIRTCITRPLDFLSSFRRNYRPTYYKLLKHTNQNGHMIYQKLHRDFLNFTPSAWKSLHKMF; this is translated from the exons ATGGTGCGCGACCG TTCCGTGCACCCGAAAGCACACCATATGCCATCCAACGGTCAAACTACGATGACCAACCTGCTACACACCCATATATACAACAAACAGAAAACAATTGTACCAACCATCCACCACAG ACCGAAGAAAATCAGGACATGCATCACGAGGCCCCTAGATTTCCTATCAAGCTTCCGGAG GAACTACCGGCCTACATACTACAAATTATTGAAACACACAAATCAAAATGGGCACATGATATATCAAAAGCTACATCGAGACTTTCTAAACTTCACGCCAAGCGCATGGAAGAGTTTGCACAAGATGTTTTAG
- the LOC123413625 gene encoding uncharacterized protein LOC123413625, which translates to MTGVMEPVAAKGGVEYRRVEPEEEEELDEAEWERRAEAGSRRRKTAERYVFTCALFASLNAILLDYGQSTSLLLFLIQ; encoded by the coding sequence ATGACGGGGGTGATGGAGCCGGTGGCGGCGAAGGGCGGCGTCGAGTATCGGAGGgtggagccggaggaggaggaggagctggacGAGGCGGAGTGGGAGCGCAGGGCCGAGGCGGGGAGCCGCCGGCGGAAGACCGCCGAGCGGTACGTCTTCACCTGCGCGCTCTTCGCGTCGCTCAACGCCATCCTCCTCGACTACGGTCAGtcaacttctcttcttttgtTCCTTATACAGTAG
- the LOC123411933 gene encoding uncharacterized protein LOC123411933 — translation MSHNVNEGGQPSTEDVLHTIGTQTQEKKNRKKRACLRKTEDTRLKKIKVTSSSIELYNKYITARCLRPPKKTDKRPPFIDYGGYHISYEHFRDALKPRGWVDTHTLELYIRQFNLQQTMEACSSALPTKYAFSQSLTAKLSVLEEKFVATNCLREFNNAYQDGSLKSKDMLYFAIPHRQHWILCCINLLYKQINIFDSDKKLKNDEVYELSNNLVTNFTTLATHAKAFTKLDFMKFTCFNPPIAPNRKRTTIAEYSQCSS, via the exons ATGAGCCATAATGTCAATGAG GGGGGTCAACCCTCCACCGAAGATGTCCTTCACACCATTGGCACACAAActcaggagaagaagaataggaagaagagagCTTGTCTTCGGAAAACTGAGGACACAAGGCTGAAGAAAATCAAGGTTACAAGCTCTTCGATAGAACTGTACAACAAGTACATCACCGCCAGATGTTTAAGGCCTCCCAAAAAAACTGATAAAAG GCCACCTTTCATCGATTACGGTGGGTACCATATATCATATGAACACTTCCGTGACGCACTCAAGCCACGCGGATGGGTTGACACCCATACATTGGAGCTCTACATTCGCCAGTTCAACCTTCAACAAACAATGGAAGCATGTAGCTCTGCCCTTCCTACCAAATACGCCTTCTCACAGTCCTTGACG GCAAAACTAAGCGTGCTCGAGGAAAAATTCGTTGCAACCAACTGCCTTCGTGAATTCAACAATGCCTACCAAGATGGCTCGCTCAAGTCAAAGGATATG CTTTACTTCGCAATTCCCCACAGACAACATTGGATACTATGTTGCATCAACCTTCTTTACAAACAGATCAACATATTCGATTCAGACAAGAagctgaaaaatgatgaagtGTACGAGTTGTCAAACAATCTG GTTACCAACTTTACGACACTGGCCACGCATGCCAAAGCATTCACAAAGTTGGATTTCATGAAGTTCACGTGCTTCAACCCCCCGATTGCCCCCAACAGAAAACGCA CTACGATTGCGGAATATTCACAATGCTCTTCATGA